One Pseudomonadota bacterium genomic window carries:
- a CDS encoding formylglycine-generating enzyme family protein, translated as MAKSIVRLALFVLVPAAVACGDDGAGGWLAIPCADGMTGIDGPNGDLCIDSMETTNAEFAAYLTEHGNVCGGSQECMHVDEPGSHISQAGSTFEAAAGYESLPVVQVTFHGAAAYCAAASKFLCPDEAWVAACGGPDGEAYPYGSAYDGAACNGGDAGGSAPVAVGAFASCEGGAIDLFDMSGNVYEWTDACATAACLIRGGSFDVFSDDLTCDASHEMDGPSGHREDLGLRCCASPL; from the coding sequence ATGGCGAAATCGATTGTACGTCTGGCGTTGTTCGTCCTCGTGCCGGCGGCCGTCGCTTGCGGCGACGACGGCGCCGGCGGGTGGCTCGCGATCCCCTGCGCCGACGGGATGACGGGGATCGACGGGCCCAACGGCGACTTGTGCATCGACTCGATGGAGACGACGAACGCCGAGTTCGCGGCGTACCTCACGGAGCACGGCAACGTCTGCGGCGGCAGCCAGGAGTGCATGCACGTCGACGAGCCCGGCTCGCACATCTCCCAGGCGGGGAGCACGTTCGAGGCCGCGGCCGGGTACGAGAGCCTGCCGGTCGTGCAGGTGACGTTCCACGGCGCCGCGGCGTACTGCGCCGCCGCGTCGAAGTTCCTCTGCCCGGACGAGGCGTGGGTCGCAGCGTGCGGCGGGCCGGACGGCGAGGCGTACCCTTACGGGAGCGCGTACGACGGCGCGGCGTGCAACGGCGGAGACGCCGGGGGGAGCGCGCCGGTGGCGGTCGGCGCCTTCGCGTCGTGCGAGGGAGGTGCGATCGATCTGTTCGACATGAGCGGCAACGTCTACGAGTGGACGGACGCGTGCGCCACCGCCGCGTGCCTGATCCGCGGCGGATCGTTCGACGTGTTCTCCGACGACCTGACCTGCGACGCCTCCCACGAGATGG